The window TTCTCCTCCCCAGTTTTATCAAAGTGATtacaaggtgtgtgtgtgaaggtggaCTCTGTAACAAGTTTATCCTAATTCACCTCAAtctcttcctttcccttcagcctGAAGATTATGTGGAGAAGAATTGGATGGAGGAGCCCTACTCGGGGGGATGTTATGCCAGTGTTTTTAGTCCAGGAGTCCTCACTTCCTTTGGAGAGTGAGTTCGGCCAAATCCCAATATCCTGCAATCCCAGCTGCCTCATCCCGAAAATATACTGGAATATATCCCATTGGGCAGCACTCACTGGGCAATCCTGAGTGCgccaatagctacactaacaaccagcTTAAGATAATCCATCGATCTGGAAATATATCTCATTTATACGTGCTCTCAGTCACAGACACTCATTTAATTGATTCACTCTCAATAAATGATAGTATTGAAGGGTGGAGCTGGTTTcctgggccgaatggtccactcCTATTTCTTACATAGGTGTCAGACCAGAAGCTCTGTTAAGGAGGCCAGTTTACAGGAGCATCTGAAGGAGTAGATAGAGAAGGAGGTGGAGGGGTTtggcggcgggggggcgggggttccAGAGCTGAGGGACTAGACAGATGAAGGCACGGCCGTGAATGGCAGATCAACGGAACTTGGGAATGCGTAAGAGACCAGAATCGGAGGAGTGCAGaggtctcagagggttgtggggttgggaGAAGCTACAGCGATAGGGaagttttttaaaatgaaaaatgtCTCAGGGAATTATCAGTGTTTTATCGGTTGTCCTTGGCAAACATTTGCCAGAAGATGCATTGGAATGTTTCcaatatctttgatttgatttgatgtattgggatgcagtgaaaattattgtttcttgcgcgctatacagacaaagcataccgttcatagagtacataggggagaaggatttgatttattattgtcacatgtattgggatgcagtgaaaagtattgtttcttgcgcgctatacagacaaagcataccattcatagagtacataagggagaaggatttggtttattattgtcacatgtattgggatgcagcgaaaagtattgtttcttgcgcgctatacagacaaagcataccattcatagagtacataggggagaaggatttgatttattattgtcacatgtattgggatgcagtgaaaagtattgtttcttgcacgctatgcagacaaagcataccgttcatagagtacataggggagaaggatttgatttgattcattattgtcacatgtattgggatacagtgaaaagtattgtttcttgtgcgttatacagaacaagcataccgttcatagagaaggaaatgagagagcgcagaatgtagtgttacagtcatagctagggtgtagagaaagatcaacttattgcgaggtaggtccattcaaaagtctgacagcagcagggaagaagttgttcttgagtcggttggtacgtgacctcagacttttgtatccttttcccgatggaagaaggtggaagagagaatgtccggggtgcgtgaggtccatgattatgctggctgcttttcccgaggcagtgggaagtgtagacggagtcaatggatgggaggctggtttgcgtgatggactgggcttcgttcgtagtttcttgcagtcttgggcagagcaggagccagaccaagctgtgatacaaccagaaagaatgctttctatggcgcatccgtaaaatttggtgagagtcgtagcggacatgccaaatttccttagcctcctgagaaaataggggcacagtaagaagtctcacaacaccaggttaaagtccaacaggtttatttggaatcacgagctttcagagcgctgctccgtcaTCAGGTAGGTGCTccttgacgaaggggcagtgctccgaaagctcgtgattccaaataaacctgttggactttaacctggtgttgtgagacttctcactgtgtttaccccagtccagtgccggcaactccacatcagaatgtagaggcgttggtggactttcttagctaaagcgtcggcgtggagggaccaggataggttgttggtgatctggacacctagaaacttgaagccctcgaccatttccactttgtccccgttgatgtagacaggggcatgttctcctgcacacttgctgaagtcgatgacaatctccttcgttttgttgacattgagggtgagattattgtcatctCAACATTAGATCAgtaacgcagagagagagagagagagagggaaagagaggggtCAGGTATAGCCCCAAACACAGCTACTCATCATAACTGAGACCATTACTCAGCCAATCAAATAGGGCGACACACAAAATTCACCGTTTCCCATATTGCTTTGAGCTTCAGAATTGGAAGAATTGATGAGAGGCAACACTCGAGTTAACGCAAACTCACGCTGGTTTAGTTTTTTtgactaacaaagaacaaagaaaattccagcacaggaacaggcccttcggccctccaagcctgcaccgaccatgctgccccgacttaactaaaaacgcctccccttccggggaccatatccctctattcccatcctattcatgtatttgtccagacgccccttaaaagtcactatcgtatctgcttccactccctcacccgggtgttccagacacccactactctctgtgtaaaatatctgcctcgtacatctcctttaaaccttgtcccttgcaccttaaacctgtgtcctctagtaattgactcttccaccctggggaaaagcttctgactatccactctgtccatgcccctcataatcttgtagacttctatcaggtcaccccctcaaactctgtcgttccaatgagaacaaaccaagtttctccaacctctcctcatagctaatgccctccataccaggcaacatcctggtaaatcttttctgtaccctctccaaagcctccacatccttctggtagtgcggcaaccagaattgaactctatattccaagtgcggcctaactaaggttctataaagctgcaacatgacatgccaatttgtaaactcaatgccccggccgatgaaggcaagcatgccgtatgccttcttgactaccttctccacctgcgttgccgctttcagtgacctgtgtacctgtacacccagatccctctgcctatcaatactgttgagggttctgccatttactgtatatttcctatctgtattagaccttccaaaatgcattccctcacatttgtccggattaaactccatctgccatctctccgcccaagtgaccaaccgatctatatcctgctgtatcctctgacggtcctcatcgctatccgcaaattcaccaatCTTTGtgacgtctgcaaacttactcatcaatccagttacattttcctccaaatcattgatattatATTACAAATAACGTTTTAGTTCATTTGACTCACACCCGCTCTGTCGCTCGTCCTCCAGGGTGCTACGCCAACCTGTGGGCAGAATCCACTTCGCTGGGACGGAACTGGCCAACGAGTGGATCGGGTACATGGATGGTGCGGTGCAGGCGGGTGAGAGGGCAGCTCACGAGGTGAGTGGGGCTTCCAGTCGAGTTGTGGATGTGAAGGGGCTTTGTGGGAAGGTGCATGATTGTCCAATCAGTGGAGGGTTTGAGATGGCGAGTGAGCGTCCAGTCCCTAGTGGGATTAGACTGACGTGCGACCGTCCAATCGCTGAAGGGTTTGAGATGGTGAGTGAGCGTCCAATcccgagtgggattagactgacgTGCGACCGTCCAATCGCTGAAGGGTTTGAGATGGTGAGTGAGCATCCAATCCCTGGTGAGATAGGGATGATGTGCGACCATTGGGCCCCTCATATTTAAGACAGAGTCACAGTATGGGTACagcacacgaggaggccattcagcccattgtgtcaacACTGGCTCTCTGAAGAAGCAATGCACTGAGTGCCAATCCCCCACCTTCTCGCCCTCAACCCCGTACAGTCTTCCTCTTTGGATCGCCACCCCACAGGGTCCTGAGGTCAACTGTGGGGACGCTATCGCCTGGACGTGATGGCGAATTGAGCATAGATTGGCGCAGGAGCATGACACGCCCGTAGACACCAGGGGAGGCGCTGTTGCTGAACTAGCAATCCTGGGGCCTAGGCAAATGCTCTGGGGCGGTAACTGGGATCAAATCCCATCCCGGCAACTGGTGGAacgtaaattcaatgaataaatgggGAATTGAAA of the Mustelus asterias unplaced genomic scaffold, sMusAst1.hap1.1 HAP1_SCAFFOLD_4395, whole genome shotgun sequence genome contains:
- the LOC144491082 gene encoding amine oxidase [flavin-containing] B-like → PEDYVEKNWMEEPYSGGCYASVFSPGVLTSFGEVLRQPVGRIHFAGTELANEWIGYMDGAVQAGERAAHEILHRLRKVSPEEPELALPADAPRTPAETSWLTDALPSVDTLLRFGGIALAAGLAWIFQSKL